One genomic segment of Streptomyces sp. RKND-216 includes these proteins:
- a CDS encoding DUF2470 domain-containing protein yields the protein MESSVSARLLVPGIESETGGLGLPDDVPVARAVDTDGDVLLLVGAAHPAARAAARARDDELCAVMEITDVAPVAVPHRVRGRAWVAGWLTPVAAADRPAAARLLAEHAMGGPVPDDGRLLLRLEVGEAHVDDLWGEDAVEPDAFAAATADPLARHEAELLQHLAAAHGDQVRGLCTLLDAFPAPHEAPGDASCAAVALGRVTPLALDRFGIRVRFGDGDGIACYDARFDFAEPVRDMGGLRRAMHGLFEAATTAR from the coding sequence GTGGAGTCCAGCGTATCCGCCCGTCTGCTCGTTCCCGGCATCGAGTCCGAGACGGGCGGACTCGGGCTCCCGGACGACGTGCCCGTCGCCCGTGCCGTGGACACCGACGGCGACGTGCTGCTGCTGGTCGGCGCCGCACACCCGGCCGCCCGCGCCGCCGCGCGGGCCCGGGACGACGAGCTGTGCGCCGTGATGGAGATCACCGACGTCGCACCCGTCGCGGTGCCCCACCGGGTCCGCGGCCGGGCCTGGGTGGCCGGCTGGCTGACGCCGGTGGCGGCGGCGGACAGGCCCGCCGCCGCACGGCTGCTGGCCGAACACGCCATGGGCGGGCCGGTGCCGGACGACGGACGGCTGCTGCTCCGGCTGGAGGTCGGCGAGGCACACGTGGACGACCTGTGGGGCGAGGACGCCGTCGAGCCCGACGCGTTCGCCGCCGCGACGGCCGACCCCCTCGCCCGGCACGAGGCGGAGCTGCTCCAGCACCTGGCCGCCGCCCACGGCGACCAGGTACGCGGCCTGTGCACACTGCTCGACGCCTTCCCCGCGCCGCACGAGGCGCCGGGGGACGCCTCGTGCGCGGCGGTCGCGCTCGGCCGGGTGACACCGCTGGCCCTGGACCGCTTCGGCATCCGGGTGCGGTTCGGCGACGGGGACGGGATCGCCTGCTACGACGCGCGCTTCGACTTCGCCGAGCCCGTGCGGGACATGGGCGGGCTCCGCAGGGCCATGCACGGACTGTTCGAGGCCGCGACCACCGCACGGTGA
- the rpsD gene encoding 30S ribosomal protein S4: MNQSRPKVKKSRALGIALTPKAVKYFEQRPYPPGEHGRGRKQNSDYKVRLLEKQRLRAQYDISERQMVRAYDRARKVKEGKTGEALIIELERRLDALVLRSGLARTIYQARQMVVHGHIAVNDRKVDRPSYRVHPDDVVQVRERSRAKHPFLVAREGGYATDGETPRYLEVNLEALAFRLDRDPQRKEVPVVCDEQMVVEYYAR, from the coding sequence GTGAACCAGTCGCGTCCCAAGGTCAAGAAGTCGCGGGCACTCGGCATCGCGCTGACTCCGAAGGCCGTCAAGTACTTCGAGCAGCGCCCCTACCCGCCGGGCGAGCACGGCCGCGGCCGCAAGCAGAACAGTGACTACAAGGTCCGCCTGCTGGAGAAGCAGCGGCTGCGCGCCCAGTACGACATCAGCGAGCGCCAGATGGTCCGCGCCTACGACCGTGCCCGCAAGGTCAAGGAGGGCAAGACCGGCGAGGCGCTGATCATCGAGCTGGAGCGCCGCCTGGACGCGCTCGTGCTGCGCTCCGGTCTGGCCCGCACCATCTACCAGGCCCGCCAGATGGTCGTGCACGGTCACATCGCGGTCAACGACCGCAAGGTCGACCGGCCCTCCTACCGGGTCCACCCGGACGACGTGGTGCAGGTCCGCGAGCGCAGCCGCGCCAAGCACCCGTTCCTGGTGGCCCGCGAGGGCGGCTACGCCACCGACGGCGAGACCCCGCGCTACCTCGAGGTCAACCTCGAGGCGCTGGCCTTCCGCCTCGACCGGGACCCGCAGCGCAAGGAGGTCCCCGTGGTGTGCGACGAGCAGATGGTCGTCGAGTACTACGCCCGCTGA
- a CDS encoding MFS transporter — MKQTDPSTLPGETPADGEAVVTGKEAGKVAFAAFVGTALEWYDYFLFGTAAALVFNRLFFTSLDPTAATLAAFATFGVGFAARPLGAVLFGWLGDRIGRRPALLITVVAIGVATGLIGFLPTHASIGLAAPALLVLLRLLQGVAVGGEWGGAVTLAVEHAPPGKRGRYAALPQVGSPVGTLLSSGAFALVLLLPEESFDAWGWRLPFLAAFPMLLVAVYIRRRVEESPLFDELLRHDDRAKVPALEVFRTAWLPLLVAMASALLGIGGFYLLTTFMISYGADTLGLDRGLMVNATLVAAVVEIVVILVMGRLAERLGPGRVTMWGGLASALFAFPLFWLIETENPVVVVLAVTAGIAVVSVAYAVTGALLTELFPARLRYSGVALAYNLAGALTGFLPALATALLDAGGGASWPVALLMVGLSLITLVGGVLGGRMRVTDPVTTG, encoded by the coding sequence ATGAAGCAGACGGACCCCAGCACGCTCCCCGGTGAGACACCGGCCGACGGCGAGGCGGTGGTCACCGGCAAGGAGGCCGGGAAGGTCGCCTTCGCCGCGTTCGTCGGCACCGCCCTGGAGTGGTACGACTACTTCCTCTTCGGCACCGCGGCGGCACTCGTCTTCAACCGCCTGTTCTTCACCTCGCTCGACCCGACGGCCGCGACCCTGGCGGCGTTCGCCACCTTCGGCGTCGGCTTCGCCGCCCGCCCGCTCGGTGCCGTGCTCTTCGGCTGGCTCGGCGACCGGATCGGCCGGCGGCCCGCACTGCTGATCACGGTGGTGGCCATCGGTGTGGCCACCGGACTGATCGGCTTCCTGCCCACGCACGCCTCGATCGGCCTGGCCGCACCCGCGCTGCTGGTGCTGCTGCGGCTGCTCCAGGGCGTCGCGGTCGGCGGCGAGTGGGGCGGCGCGGTCACCCTCGCGGTGGAACACGCACCCCCCGGCAAACGGGGCCGCTACGCCGCGCTGCCGCAGGTCGGTTCGCCCGTCGGCACGCTCCTCTCGTCCGGCGCGTTCGCCCTGGTGCTACTGCTCCCCGAGGAGTCCTTCGACGCCTGGGGCTGGCGGCTGCCGTTCCTCGCGGCCTTCCCGATGCTCCTCGTGGCCGTCTACATCCGGCGCCGGGTGGAGGAGTCACCGCTGTTCGACGAGCTGCTGCGGCACGACGACCGGGCCAAGGTCCCGGCACTGGAGGTCTTCCGCACGGCGTGGCTGCCGCTGCTGGTCGCGATGGCATCCGCCCTGCTCGGCATCGGCGGCTTCTACCTGCTGACCACCTTCATGATCTCCTACGGCGCGGACACGCTCGGCCTGGACCGCGGGCTGATGGTCAACGCGACACTCGTCGCGGCCGTCGTCGAGATCGTGGTCATCCTGGTGATGGGCCGGCTGGCGGAGCGACTGGGACCGGGCAGGGTCACCATGTGGGGCGGCCTGGCGAGTGCGCTCTTCGCCTTCCCGTTGTTCTGGCTGATCGAGACGGAGAACCCGGTGGTGGTCGTACTCGCGGTGACGGCCGGCATCGCGGTGGTGTCCGTGGCGTACGCGGTCACCGGCGCACTGCTCACCGAGCTCTTCCCGGCGCGGCTGCGCTACAGCGGTGTCGCACTGGCGTACAACCTGGCGGGGGCCTTGACCGGATTCCTGCCGGCCCTCGCCACCGCCCTGCTGGACGCGGGCGGCGGCGCGTCCTGGCCGGTGGCGCTGCTGATGGTCGGACTGTCGCTGATCACTCTGGTGGGCGGCGTACTCGGCGGGCGGATGCGCGTCACGGACCCGGTCACGACGGGCTGA
- a CDS encoding amidohydrolase: protein MLDLKLTDARIRTVDDARPLARTLGVLGDVVVGLDEAVADLPARTVLDCGGATVVPGFGDAHNHMAWFGQSLDQLDLTAARTTDAVYGAVARKAAGLPSDGWVVGSGYDDTVMGAHPHREALDRAGGGRPVWLTHRSGHMCTVSSDVLRRCGVLDGTAAEPAGGVVVRRPDGDPTGLLQERAQSLVTALVMPYPVEELAGAIGRASAVYAAEGLTHVTEAGIGAGLIGRSPAEAAAYQLARERGTLRTRVELMTAADNLHPLGAHADDGITAGIDLGLRTGFGDAWLRLGPMKIWLDGSLVGRTAALTEAACGHPHAGGVYQDEPEDMRRLIVEAHRSGWRVAAHAIGDEAVDLALDAFEEAQRDAPRPGVRHRVEHSAVVRPDQLKRYASLGVVPVPQAHFLHAIGDTMADALGPARVDWLYRHGTFLRHGLRVPGSSDRPVAPGAPLLGMQSMVERLSRDGRVLGADDRVTAEQALRAYTLDAAWAGHDEQRRGSLSPGKLADFVLLADDPVRTASSRIGAIDVLATFVAGRCVHGADALEQRTTPAGTVPVTGEQAP from the coding sequence ATGCTCGACCTGAAGCTGACCGACGCCCGCATCCGCACCGTCGACGACGCCCGCCCACTCGCCCGCACCCTCGGCGTCCTCGGGGACGTGGTGGTGGGCCTCGACGAGGCGGTGGCGGATCTGCCGGCCCGGACGGTGCTCGACTGCGGCGGCGCGACGGTCGTACCCGGGTTCGGGGACGCGCACAACCACATGGCGTGGTTCGGGCAGTCCCTGGACCAGCTCGACCTGACGGCGGCCCGGACGACGGACGCCGTGTACGGGGCCGTCGCCCGGAAGGCCGCCGGACTGCCCTCCGACGGCTGGGTGGTCGGCTCCGGTTACGACGACACGGTCATGGGCGCGCACCCGCACCGCGAGGCGCTGGACCGGGCCGGCGGGGGCCGGCCGGTGTGGCTCACCCACCGTTCCGGGCACATGTGCACGGTCAGCAGCGACGTGCTGCGGCGCTGCGGCGTACTCGACGGCACGGCCGCCGAGCCGGCCGGGGGCGTGGTCGTGCGCCGGCCGGACGGCGATCCGACGGGACTCCTCCAGGAACGGGCGCAGTCCCTGGTGACCGCCCTGGTCATGCCGTACCCCGTGGAGGAGCTGGCCGGGGCGATCGGCCGGGCGAGCGCGGTCTACGCGGCCGAGGGCCTCACCCACGTCACCGAGGCCGGTATCGGCGCCGGGCTCATCGGGCGCAGCCCGGCCGAGGCGGCCGCCTACCAACTCGCCCGCGAGCGCGGCACGCTGCGCACGCGGGTGGAGCTGATGACGGCCGCCGACAACCTGCACCCGCTGGGCGCCCATGCCGACGACGGCATCACCGCCGGCATCGATCTGGGCCTGCGCACCGGTTTCGGCGACGCCTGGCTGCGTCTGGGCCCGATGAAGATCTGGCTCGACGGCTCCCTGGTGGGCCGTACGGCCGCGCTGACGGAGGCGGCCTGCGGCCACCCGCACGCCGGGGGCGTCTACCAGGACGAGCCGGAGGACATGCGGCGGCTGATCGTCGAGGCCCACCGTTCGGGCTGGCGGGTGGCGGCGCACGCCATCGGCGACGAGGCCGTCGACCTGGCTCTGGACGCCTTCGAGGAGGCGCAGCGCGACGCGCCGCGCCCCGGCGTCCGGCACCGTGTGGAGCATTCCGCGGTCGTACGGCCGGACCAGCTGAAACGTTACGCCTCCCTGGGTGTCGTCCCGGTGCCGCAGGCGCACTTCCTGCACGCCATCGGCGACACCATGGCCGACGCCCTGGGCCCGGCGCGGGTCGACTGGCTGTACCGGCACGGGACCTTCCTGCGGCACGGCCTGCGGGTGCCCGGCAGTTCGGACCGTCCCGTCGCCCCCGGCGCCCCACTGCTCGGCATGCAGTCCATGGTCGAGCGTCTGAGCCGGGACGGCCGCGTGCTGGGCGCCGACGACCGCGTCACCGCCGAGCAGGCGCTGCGCGCGTACACCCTGGACGCCGCGTGGGCCGGGCACGACGAGCAGCGCCGCGGCAGCCTCTCCCCCGGCAAACTCGCGGACTTCGTCCTGCTCGCCGACGACCCGGTACGCACCGCGAGCAGCCGCATCGGCGCCATCGACGTCCTCGCCACCTTCGTGGCGGGGCGGTGCGTCCACGGAGCGGACGCACTGGAGCAGCGCACCACCCCCGCCGGAACCGTCCCCGTGACCGGCGAACAGGCACCGTAG
- a CDS encoding urease subunit alpha, with protein MNRMPRSAYASLYGPTTGDRVRLADTGLWVEVEGDDTEPGEEMLGGCGKTARDGLLVAGRAPRDSALDMVVLGVVVLDPLLGVRKTNIGIKDGRVVGTGRAGNPHTADGVELVVDSHTAMITGEGLLATPGIVDSHVHLSSPEVVPAALAAGVTTMVGMGIGGVWDVGANPAYNLHSLIEGWRDAPVNVAFLARGSSSSQELLERAVLAGAGGFKIHEDWGATPRIVDTCLGVAEDADLPVALHTDTLNESGYLADTLDATRGRTVHAYHVEGGGGHPDLLEIVSRPHVLTSSTTPTLPLTPATVAELLPMTMTVHRGHHGVSSDVSIAASRVREHAIAAENALHDLGAISMVNSDSMGMGRIAETARRTWQLAHVQAELAGESGPDVVNNRRVLRYLSKITLNPAVAHGMAREVGALRPGALADLVLWRPQYFGAQPELVLKSGFVAWGQSGSGSGSTRLTQPRVMKPYFGGMGGAPRRLSTVFVSRECLEDGRAAGALPGGVRYSALADSRGLTRADMVANTAVPQVAVPTTPDPVLVDGRAVPVHRAAELPLTRLQNLA; from the coding sequence ATGAACCGCATGCCGCGGAGCGCGTACGCGTCCCTGTACGGCCCCACGACCGGCGACCGGGTCCGGCTCGCCGACACGGGGCTGTGGGTGGAGGTCGAGGGCGACGACACCGAGCCCGGCGAGGAGATGCTGGGCGGCTGCGGGAAGACGGCCCGCGACGGGTTGCTGGTCGCCGGCCGCGCGCCGCGCGACAGCGCGCTGGACATGGTGGTCCTCGGCGTCGTGGTGCTGGACCCGCTGCTCGGCGTCCGCAAGACCAACATCGGCATCAAGGACGGGCGGGTGGTCGGCACCGGCCGTGCCGGGAACCCGCACACCGCCGACGGCGTGGAGCTGGTGGTCGACTCGCACACCGCGATGATCACCGGTGAGGGTCTGCTGGCGACACCCGGCATCGTCGACTCCCACGTGCACCTGTCCAGCCCCGAGGTGGTGCCTGCCGCGCTGGCCGCAGGGGTCACCACGATGGTCGGCATGGGCATCGGCGGCGTGTGGGACGTGGGCGCCAACCCGGCGTACAACCTGCACAGCCTGATCGAGGGCTGGCGGGACGCGCCGGTCAACGTGGCCTTCCTGGCGCGTGGGTCGTCCTCGTCGCAGGAGCTGCTGGAGCGGGCGGTGCTGGCCGGCGCCGGCGGGTTCAAGATCCACGAGGACTGGGGCGCCACCCCTCGGATCGTCGACACCTGCCTGGGTGTCGCCGAGGACGCGGACCTGCCGGTCGCGCTGCACACCGACACCCTCAACGAGTCCGGCTACCTGGCGGACACCCTGGACGCCACCCGCGGCCGGACCGTGCACGCCTACCACGTGGAGGGCGGCGGCGGTCACCCCGACCTGCTGGAGATCGTCTCCCGGCCGCATGTGCTGACCTCGTCCACGACACCGACGCTGCCCCTGACCCCGGCGACCGTCGCCGAGCTGCTGCCGATGACGATGACGGTGCACCGCGGCCACCACGGCGTGAGCAGCGACGTGTCGATCGCGGCGAGCAGGGTGCGCGAGCACGCCATCGCGGCCGAGAACGCCCTGCACGACCTGGGCGCCATCAGCATGGTCAACTCCGACTCGATGGGCATGGGCCGGATCGCGGAGACCGCGCGGCGCACCTGGCAGCTGGCACACGTGCAGGCCGAACTGGCGGGCGAGAGCGGCCCGGACGTGGTGAACAACCGGCGGGTGCTGCGCTACCTGTCGAAGATCACGCTCAACCCGGCCGTCGCGCACGGCATGGCCCGGGAGGTCGGCGCGCTGCGGCCGGGCGCGCTCGCCGACCTGGTGCTGTGGCGTCCGCAGTACTTCGGTGCCCAGCCGGAGCTGGTGCTGAAGTCCGGCTTCGTGGCGTGGGGGCAGAGCGGCTCGGGTTCCGGCTCGACGCGGCTGACCCAACCGAGGGTGATGAAGCCGTACTTCGGCGGCATGGGCGGTGCGCCGCGCAGGCTGTCCACCGTGTTCGTCTCCCGCGAATGCCTGGAGGACGGCCGGGCGGCCGGAGCGCTGCCGGGCGGAGTGCGCTACTCCGCACTCGCCGACAGCCGCGGCCTCACCCGCGCCGACATGGTCGCCAACACCGCCGTGCCGCAGGTGGCGGTGCCCACCACGCCGGACCCGGTGCTGGTCGACGGCCGTGCCGTGCCCGTCCACCGCGCCGCCGAGCTGCCGCTCACCCGGCTGCAGAACCTGGCCTGA
- the ureA gene encoding urease subunit gamma translates to MHLTPREQERLLLFSAAELARRRLARGARLGAAEAVALVCDEIQEWAWDGVALADVVERAASVVPRDRLLPGVPEAVPAVQVEALFPHGTTLVHVAEPFGPASDTGPGGVLTAGEDADLAPGRPRRPLTVLNTGSRPVWVSSHFPLEEANRALEFDREAARGHRLDVPAGTSVEFAPGAARTVTVVARGGER, encoded by the coding sequence ATGCATCTCACCCCACGGGAACAGGAACGCCTCCTGCTCTTCTCCGCTGCCGAACTGGCCCGCAGACGGCTGGCACGCGGCGCGCGACTGGGGGCCGCCGAGGCCGTCGCGCTGGTCTGCGACGAGATCCAGGAGTGGGCCTGGGACGGCGTGGCGCTGGCCGACGTCGTCGAGCGCGCCGCAAGCGTGGTGCCCCGGGACCGCCTGCTGCCGGGCGTCCCGGAGGCGGTGCCCGCCGTGCAGGTGGAGGCGCTGTTCCCGCACGGCACCACGCTGGTGCACGTCGCGGAGCCCTTCGGGCCCGCTTCCGACACGGGGCCGGGCGGCGTGCTCACGGCCGGTGAGGACGCGGACCTGGCGCCGGGCCGTCCGCGCCGCCCGCTGACGGTCCTCAACACCGGCTCGCGGCCGGTCTGGGTCTCCTCCCACTTCCCGCTGGAGGAGGCCAACCGGGCGCTGGAGTTCGACCGGGAGGCGGCCCGCGGGCACCGGCTGGACGTTCCCGCGGGCACGTCCGTGGAGTTCGCCCCCGGGGCCGCCAGGACCGTCACCGTTGTCGCGCGAGGAGGAGAACGATGA
- a CDS encoding helix-turn-helix domain-containing protein — MHNMPPPQGGVADTAAPGPPSAGLRALVRDCLDDVDALVDRYAAEVSAFDDYRATVPAQDLRDTARACFEMLLRMIGGLPVTRELRETPQRLGHRRARQGVPLERMLQAVRMDFRILWEAFTERTPPEGLPQLTLSAVRVWEAVEFHTVEAHAAYLDEVAVQARERERAKAALLGRLLSSDGRDQQLVSQAATLLQADVQDAFGVAAALPERSQELRRAAARLGPDVAHLHQHHGTLLLLARLPAGAGGLPPGWPADVPCAVAPVAHGLARVPAMVRVAAAVAAALDDEAAGPVPLSDAWMPLAAARLGETGALLAESVLAGLEPLAVHERERLLETVTAYCDSGSVAETTRRLYCHRNTVLNRLGRFTELTGLRVTRPVEAATVLFALRCARLHAGWAAAQDGPAPPAAG; from the coding sequence ATGCACAACATGCCGCCCCCCCAGGGCGGGGTCGCGGACACCGCGGCCCCAGGGCCGCCGTCCGCCGGGCTGCGCGCCCTGGTGCGGGACTGCCTGGACGATGTCGACGCCCTCGTCGACCGCTACGCCGCCGAGGTCTCCGCCTTCGACGACTACCGCGCCACCGTCCCCGCGCAGGACCTGCGCGACACCGCCCGGGCTTGCTTCGAGATGCTGCTGCGGATGATCGGCGGCCTCCCGGTCACCCGCGAACTGCGCGAGACCCCGCAGCGGCTCGGACATCGACGCGCCCGCCAGGGCGTCCCCCTGGAACGCATGCTCCAGGCCGTGCGGATGGACTTCCGCATCCTGTGGGAGGCGTTCACCGAACGCACCCCGCCCGAGGGCCTGCCGCAGCTGACCCTCTCGGCGGTGCGCGTCTGGGAAGCGGTCGAGTTCCACACCGTCGAGGCGCACGCCGCCTACCTGGACGAGGTCGCCGTCCAGGCCCGCGAACGGGAGCGGGCCAAGGCCGCGCTGCTAGGCCGCCTGCTCTCCTCCGACGGCCGCGACCAGCAGTTGGTCTCCCAGGCGGCGACCCTGCTCCAAGCCGACGTCCAGGACGCCTTCGGCGTCGCCGCCGCGCTGCCGGAGCGCTCGCAGGAGCTCCGGCGGGCGGCTGCCCGCCTCGGCCCCGATGTCGCCCATCTGCACCAGCACCACGGCACGCTGCTGCTCCTGGCCCGCCTCCCCGCGGGCGCCGGCGGCCTGCCGCCGGGCTGGCCCGCCGACGTGCCGTGCGCCGTGGCGCCGGTGGCGCACGGCCTCGCCCGCGTGCCCGCCATGGTCCGGGTCGCGGCGGCGGTGGCCGCCGCTCTCGACGACGAGGCCGCCGGCCCGGTGCCGCTCAGCGACGCATGGATGCCGCTGGCCGCGGCACGCCTGGGGGAGACGGGAGCGCTGCTGGCCGAGAGCGTCCTGGCGGGCCTGGAGCCGCTGGCAGTCCACGAACGCGAGCGGTTGCTGGAGACCGTGACCGCGTACTGCGACTCCGGATCCGTCGCCGAGACCACCCGCCGGTTGTACTGCCACCGCAACACCGTGCTGAACCGCCTGGGCCGCTTCACCGAGCTGACCGGCCTGCGGGTGACCCGGCCGGTCGAGGCCGCCACTGTCCTGTTCGCCCTCCGCTGCGCCCGGCTGCATGCCGGATGGGCGGCTGCACAGGACGGTCCGGCCCCGCCCGCAGCGGGCTGA
- a CDS encoding DUF948 domain-containing protein translates to MSGGEVAGLLVAVFWAILVSFLAVVLVRLAQTLKAATKLVTGVTERAVPLLSEASETVRSAQSQLERVDSIASDVQEVTSNANALSTTVSTVFGGPLVKVASFGYGVRRALRRRGEPAPPPRNVVPGRTLPAARKGGRSTRRKS, encoded by the coding sequence GTGTCCGGTGGTGAAGTGGCCGGTCTGCTGGTGGCGGTCTTCTGGGCGATCCTGGTGTCGTTCCTCGCCGTGGTGCTGGTGAGGCTCGCCCAGACGCTCAAGGCGGCGACCAAGCTGGTGACGGGCGTGACCGAACGAGCGGTCCCCCTGCTGTCCGAGGCGTCGGAGACGGTGCGCTCCGCGCAGTCGCAGCTGGAACGGGTCGACTCGATCGCGTCCGACGTCCAGGAGGTCACCTCCAACGCCAACGCGCTGTCCACCACGGTCTCCACGGTCTTCGGCGGGCCGCTGGTCAAGGTGGCCTCGTTCGGCTACGGCGTGCGCCGTGCCCTGCGGCGCCGCGGCGAGCCCGCGCCGCCGCCCCGCAACGTCGTCCCCGGCCGTACGCTGCCCGCCGCGCGCAAGGGCGGCCGCTCGACCCGCCGAAAGAGCTGA
- a CDS encoding DUF6167 family protein: MFRRAFWFTTGAAAGVWATTKVNRKLRSLAPDSLAARAADKAVETGHRVREFALDVRAGMAQREDELTDALGLQASPDADHPELPARTARRPLPGTTTVDRYDRNEDH; the protein is encoded by the coding sequence ATGTTCCGACGCGCCTTCTGGTTCACCACCGGCGCCGCAGCCGGCGTGTGGGCCACCACCAAGGTCAACCGCAAGCTGCGCAGCCTCGCGCCCGACTCGCTCGCGGCCCGCGCCGCTGACAAGGCGGTCGAGACCGGCCACCGCGTCCGGGAGTTCGCGCTCGACGTGCGTGCGGGCATGGCGCAGCGCGAGGACGAACTCACCGACGCGCTCGGCCTCCAGGCGTCGCCCGACGCCGACCACCCCGAACTTCCCGCCCGCACCGCCCGCAGGCCGTTGCCGGGCACGACCACCGTCGACCGTTACGACCGGAATGAGGACCACTGA